A genomic segment from Geminicoccaceae bacterium SCSIO 64248 encodes:
- a CDS encoding exopolysaccharide biosynthesis protein has protein sequence MVAETVQNLEQVLDALEEVARNDPQLSVGDIQAAIGTRAFGPFLLIPGLVILTPLGGIPGLPTFCALIILLIAVQFAIGRQSLWLPQPFGKRSVEGSKVVSATRFARPIARGVDYFIRPRLQALTGRWASRAIALVCLLLALVMPPLELLPLAAALPAAAITAFGLALIARDGICALIALGLRRRHPMPCSSR, from the coding sequence ATGGTGGCGGAGACGGTGCAAAATCTGGAGCAGGTCCTGGATGCCCTGGAGGAGGTGGCGCGTAACGACCCGCAGCTGTCGGTCGGCGACATTCAGGCGGCGATCGGAACCCGCGCCTTCGGCCCGTTCCTTCTCATCCCCGGTCTGGTCATCTTGACGCCGCTCGGCGGCATCCCCGGACTTCCGACCTTCTGCGCGCTCATTATTTTGCTGATTGCCGTGCAGTTCGCCATCGGACGGCAGAGTCTCTGGTTGCCGCAGCCGTTTGGCAAGCGAAGCGTCGAAGGCTCCAAAGTCGTCTCGGCGACCCGGTTCGCCCGTCCGATCGCGCGCGGCGTCGACTACTTTATCCGTCCGCGCCTGCAGGCTCTGACCGGCCGGTGGGCAAGCCGAGCGATCGCCCTTGTCTGCCTGCTGCTCGCCCTCGTCATGCCGCCGCTCGAGCTCCTGCCCCTGGCCGCGGCCCTGCCGGCTGCGGCGATCACCGCGTTCGGATTGGCTCTCATCGCCCGCGACGGCATCTGCGCCCTGATCGCCCTCGGCTTACGGCGGCGGCATCCTATGCCGTGCTCGTCGCGCTGA
- a CDS encoding manganese catalase family protein produces MFMRVDKLQAELLAPKAKDPNAAAALQELLGGKYGEMSTLGNYMFQSFNFRSKSKLRPFYSLVASITAEELGHVELVSNGVAMLNNGPDSDDGDATDGGDISGAPFEDMKDVRLAAAFLAQGGGSVPGNSQGASWNMDFITTTGNVVTDLLHNFHLECGARLHKLRVYETLSDPTGREVCGYLLVRGSVHAHAYALALKKITGVEIEKMLPTPNINLSKIPECQKYLDEGSHRRLYRFSPDDYKEMAGIWSNDEAALPGDPPGALEVVDGLPDGGKIHQLTGVPSAFTPDYAPEEMFEIANRLYAKSR; encoded by the coding sequence ATGTTCATGCGCGTCGACAAGCTGCAGGCCGAGCTGCTGGCCCCCAAGGCGAAGGATCCCAACGCGGCGGCCGCCCTGCAGGAGCTGCTGGGCGGCAAGTACGGCGAGATGTCCACGCTCGGCAACTACATGTTCCAGAGCTTCAACTTCCGCAGCAAGAGCAAGCTCCGGCCGTTCTACAGCCTGGTCGCCAGCATCACCGCCGAGGAGCTCGGCCATGTCGAGCTGGTGAGCAACGGCGTCGCCATGCTCAACAACGGGCCGGACAGCGACGACGGCGACGCGACCGATGGCGGCGACATCTCCGGTGCTCCCTTCGAGGACATGAAGGATGTTCGCTTGGCGGCGGCCTTCCTCGCTCAGGGCGGCGGCAGCGTGCCCGGCAACAGCCAGGGCGCGTCCTGGAACATGGACTTCATCACCACGACCGGCAATGTCGTGACCGACCTGCTGCACAACTTCCACCTGGAATGCGGCGCGCGCCTGCACAAGCTGCGCGTCTACGAGACGCTGTCGGACCCGACCGGGCGCGAGGTCTGCGGCTACCTCCTGGTGCGCGGCTCGGTGCATGCCCACGCCTACGCGCTGGCGCTCAAGAAGATCACGGGCGTGGAGATCGAGAAGATGCTGCCGACGCCGAACATCAACCTGTCCAAGATCCCGGAGTGCCAGAAATATCTCGACGAGGGCTCGCACCGGCGCCTCTACCGCTTCAGCCCGGACGACTACAAGGAGATGGCGGGCATCTGGAGCAACGACGAAGCGGCGCTGCCGGGCGATCCCCCGGGCGCGCTCGAGGTGGTCGACGGCCTGCCCGACGGCGGCAAGATCCACCAGCTGACCGGCGTGCCCTCCGCCTTCACGCCGGACTACGCGCCCGAGGAGATGTTCGAGATCGCCAACAGGCTCTACGCCAAGTCGCGCTAG
- a CDS encoding thiamine pyrophosphate-requiring protein: MSTTVSDFFVERLKAWGVSRIYGYPGDGINGVLGALQRDGTIEFIQVRHEEMAAFMAAAHAKFTGEIGVCLSTGGPGATHLVTGLYDAKLDHVPVLAIAGQAEATVRGSNYQQELNLDRMFADVGDFVQEVSAPAQIRHLVDRGLRTAIARNGIGVLILPKDIQEEAYVDPKPSHGFTRSSPGYTHPKVVPYDGDLDRAAEILNAGSKVAILVGAGARGAADEVVEAAESLGAGVAKALLGKDVLPDDLPFVTGSIGLLGTKPSSDLMSGCDTLLMVGTGFPWAEFLPKDGDARAVQIDIDPSMLGLRYPVDVNLHGDAAETLRALLPRLQRKTDRSWREGVEAGIREWWQTLEARALTEAKPVNPQRVVWEMSPRLPEDAIVTSDSGSCANWYARDFKIKRGQRGSLSGGLASMGAAVPYAIAAKFAYPGRPVVALVGDGAMQMNNMAELITIQKYWRQWRDPRLVTCVFNNGDLNEVTWEQRVMAGNPKFEATQNLPDVPYARFADLIGLRGIFVDDPERLAEAWDQALTADRPVVLEVKTDPEIAPLPPHVTFEQAKGMISALFQGEPNAGRVIGQTAKQLANEMIGKRD, translated from the coding sequence ATGAGCACCACCGTGAGCGATTTCTTCGTCGAGCGTCTGAAGGCTTGGGGCGTCAGCCGGATCTATGGCTATCCCGGCGACGGCATCAACGGGGTTCTCGGAGCCCTGCAGCGGGACGGGACGATTGAATTCATCCAGGTCCGGCACGAGGAGATGGCCGCGTTCATGGCGGCCGCTCACGCGAAGTTCACCGGTGAAATCGGCGTCTGCCTGTCGACCGGGGGACCGGGCGCTACCCATCTGGTCACCGGTCTGTACGACGCCAAGCTCGATCACGTCCCGGTCCTGGCTATTGCGGGACAGGCCGAGGCAACCGTGCGCGGCAGCAACTACCAGCAGGAACTGAACCTCGACCGCATGTTCGCGGATGTCGGCGACTTCGTTCAGGAAGTTTCGGCCCCCGCCCAAATCCGCCACCTCGTCGATCGCGGTCTCCGCACGGCGATCGCCCGCAACGGCATCGGTGTTCTCATCCTGCCCAAGGACATCCAAGAGGAGGCTTATGTTGATCCCAAGCCCTCGCACGGATTTACGCGGTCAAGCCCCGGCTACACGCATCCGAAGGTCGTGCCCTATGACGGCGATCTCGATCGCGCCGCCGAGATTCTGAACGCCGGATCGAAGGTCGCCATTCTCGTCGGCGCCGGCGCACGAGGCGCTGCCGACGAGGTGGTCGAGGCCGCGGAGAGCCTGGGCGCCGGTGTCGCGAAGGCCCTCCTTGGTAAAGACGTCCTGCCCGACGACCTGCCCTTTGTCACCGGATCAATTGGCCTCCTTGGCACCAAGCCCAGTTCCGATCTTATGTCCGGCTGCGACACGCTGCTCATGGTCGGCACAGGCTTTCCATGGGCCGAATTTCTGCCAAAGGACGGCGATGCGCGGGCCGTGCAGATCGACATTGACCCGTCCATGCTTGGGTTGCGCTATCCCGTTGACGTCAATCTGCACGGTGATGCCGCGGAAACGTTGCGCGCCCTGCTGCCGCGTCTGCAGCGCAAGACCGACCGATCCTGGCGCGAGGGCGTCGAGGCGGGCATTCGTGAGTGGTGGCAGACATTGGAGGCGCGGGCGCTGACAGAGGCCAAGCCGGTCAACCCGCAGCGGGTGGTCTGGGAAATGTCGCCGCGTCTGCCCGAGGACGCGATCGTCACCAGCGACAGCGGCTCCTGTGCCAACTGGTACGCGCGCGACTTCAAGATCAAGCGGGGTCAGCGCGGCTCCCTGTCCGGCGGCCTGGCCTCGATGGGTGCGGCCGTGCCCTACGCCATTGCTGCGAAGTTCGCTTATCCGGGCCGGCCGGTCGTCGCGCTGGTCGGTGACGGCGCCATGCAGATGAACAACATGGCGGAGCTGATCACGATCCAGAAATACTGGCGGCAGTGGCGCGACCCGCGCCTCGTCACCTGCGTGTTCAACAATGGCGACCTGAACGAGGTCACCTGGGAGCAGCGGGTTATGGCCGGCAACCCGAAATTCGAGGCGACCCAGAATCTGCCGGATGTGCCGTACGCCCGCTTCGCGGACCTCATCGGCCTGCGCGGCATCTTCGTCGACGATCCCGAACGCCTGGCCGAGGCCTGGGATCAGGCGCTTACGGCGGACCGTCCTGTCGTGCTTGAGGTCAAGACCGACCCGGAGATCGCGCCCTTGCCGCCGCATGTCACCTTCGAGCAGGCGAAGGGCATGATCTCCGCCCTGTTTCAAGGCGAGCCGAACGCTGGCCGCGTCATCGGGCAGACGGCCAAACAGCTGGCGAACGAGATGATCGGCAAGCGCGACTAG
- a CDS encoding glucose 1-dehydrogenase, producing MTITEINPPTPPHPKQQQDMPGSTEAMTPRPDHGEMSYRGSGRLAGRAAIITGADSGIGRAVAIAYAREGADVLISYLSEHDDAEETARWVKEAGRQAIVVPGDVADETHCQALVDRALGAFGRLDVLVNNAAHQASFDTLEDITGEEWRHTFDVNMHSQFYLCKAAVPHMKPGSAIINTSSINAKSPSPTLLAYATTKGAIANFTAGLAQFVADRGIRVNAVAPGPIWTPLIPSTLPEAKVESFGSNTPLGRAGQPAELAGAYVMLACEDASYITGALIPVTGGRPML from the coding sequence ATGACCATTACCGAGATCAACCCACCGACGCCGCCTCACCCGAAGCAGCAGCAGGACATGCCGGGCTCGACCGAGGCGATGACGCCACGGCCGGATCACGGCGAGATGAGCTACCGAGGCTCGGGTCGTCTTGCGGGGCGCGCCGCGATCATCACCGGCGCCGACTCCGGCATCGGCCGGGCGGTGGCGATCGCCTATGCCCGCGAGGGCGCGGACGTCCTGATCTCCTATCTTTCCGAGCACGACGATGCCGAGGAGACGGCGCGCTGGGTGAAGGAGGCCGGTCGCCAAGCCATCGTCGTACCGGGCGACGTCGCCGACGAGACACACTGCCAAGCCCTGGTAGACCGCGCGCTCGGAGCGTTCGGACGGCTCGATGTTCTGGTCAACAACGCTGCGCATCAGGCGAGCTTCGACACGCTCGAGGACATCACCGGCGAGGAGTGGCGGCATACTTTCGACGTGAACATGCACAGCCAATTCTATCTGTGCAAAGCGGCGGTGCCGCACATGAAGCCAGGCAGCGCGATCATCAACACCAGCTCGATCAACGCCAAGAGCCCATCACCCACGCTGCTCGCTTACGCCACGACCAAGGGCGCGATCGCGAACTTCACGGCCGGCCTCGCACAGTTTGTCGCTGACCGCGGCATTCGCGTGAATGCCGTGGCGCCCGGCCCGATCTGGACGCCGCTGATCCCGTCGACCTTGCCCGAAGCGAAGGTCGAGAGCTTCGGCTCCAACACGCCGCTCGGCCGCGCCGGCCAGCCGGCCGAGCTCGCCGGCGCGTACGTCATGCTGGCGTGCGAAGACGCCAGCTACATTACCGGTGCGCTCATCCCCGTCACCGGCGGCCGCCCCATGCTTTGA
- a CDS encoding site-specific integrase: MQTYSLSTPGLWTGLEDWPHRACVDAVVAAMQAERYSAKSIYQFVQSARRFAAWRGETTGDAPLAYDDTDRSLAHRRATAVVPNGQRKALARLREAMVQAGVLSLPPVVSGPADDILQQFEASLVRRGYKPKSVGSYIWFARPFLQELWDGETELTAGAVLAYIERNAGQRSTTTVRIMCSRIRVLLRFLHAEGQIGADLAAAIPSARGDRSAGLPSYLAPDQVEAVLVSCDRDTVAGRRDHAVLMLLARLGLRAAEVALLTLDDVDWRAGVLRVIGKGGRVAQMPLPSDVGEALAVYIRRDRPASASRTIFHRVETPCGPFTTSTPVILIARRALRRAGVRGSVRGASHVFRHSLATHLIRSGASLNEIGQVLRHQEPDTARIYAKVDVAGLRSLSLAWPGGAR; encoded by the coding sequence ATGCAGACCTATTCATTGTCGACACCGGGCCTATGGACCGGTCTTGAAGACTGGCCGCATCGCGCTTGCGTCGATGCGGTCGTCGCGGCGATGCAGGCGGAGCGATACAGCGCCAAGAGCATCTATCAGTTCGTCCAGTCGGCCCGGCGGTTCGCGGCCTGGCGGGGGGAGACCACGGGCGATGCGCCGCTCGCCTACGACGACACTGATCGTTCCCTCGCGCATAGACGCGCCACAGCCGTCGTCCCGAACGGGCAGCGCAAAGCCCTGGCGAGGCTTCGCGAGGCCATGGTCCAAGCCGGCGTGCTGTCGCTGCCTCCGGTGGTGTCTGGTCCGGCCGACGACATACTGCAGCAGTTCGAGGCCAGCCTGGTGCGCCGGGGCTACAAGCCCAAGTCGGTCGGCTCGTACATCTGGTTCGCGCGACCGTTCCTGCAGGAGCTTTGGGACGGCGAGACCGAGCTGACCGCGGGCGCCGTGCTGGCGTACATCGAGCGCAACGCCGGCCAACGCAGCACCACGACGGTCCGGATTATGTGCTCTCGCATCCGCGTGCTGTTGAGGTTCCTGCACGCCGAGGGACAGATCGGCGCGGATCTCGCCGCCGCCATCCCCTCCGCCAGAGGCGACCGATCTGCAGGCTTGCCGTCCTACTTGGCGCCCGACCAGGTCGAGGCCGTGCTTGTAAGCTGCGACCGTGACACAGTCGCTGGCCGCCGGGATCATGCGGTGTTGATGCTGCTGGCGCGACTTGGCCTGCGCGCCGCTGAGGTCGCCTTGCTCACACTCGACGATGTCGACTGGCGAGCTGGTGTGCTTCGGGTCATTGGCAAGGGCGGCAGGGTCGCCCAGATGCCTTTGCCGAGCGATGTCGGCGAGGCGCTCGCGGTCTACATCCGACGCGACAGGCCGGCCTCCGCCTCTCGCACGATCTTCCATCGGGTCGAGACCCCCTGCGGCCCTTTCACCACGTCGACACCGGTCATCCTAATTGCACGCCGGGCGCTGCGGCGCGCTGGTGTTCGTGGGTCGGTTCGAGGCGCGTCGCATGTGTTCCGGCACAGCCTCGCCACACACTTGATCCGGTCCGGCGCCAGCCTGAATGAGATCGGGCAGGTGCTCCGGCACCAAGAGCCCGACACCGCCCGCATCTACGCCAAGGTCGATGTCGCAGGCCTTCGCTCGCTGAGCCTCGCCTGGCCGGGAGGTGCGCGATAA
- a CDS encoding tyrosine-type recombinase/integrase, which translates to MSGLANALVGYLTLRRALGFKLHSQEDRLKRFVAFMEERGEAVITARLAVEWAGSLCGPATWSSRLATVRAFARHLALTDPRTEIPPSGVFAPQRRPRPFIYTDAQITDLMASMAELHPTGLQARTYQCFFGLIASSGLRFSEAANLLRTEVDLAVGVITICESKFGKSRVIPVHETTADALRRYASERDRCARRQASAYFFTGDRGAKLNHTNAHKTFIDWTRLAGLRRPGESAGPRIHDLRHTFAVRILTSWHAAGEDIERRLPELTTYLGHAHSEDTYWYLSACPELLDHARARLEARWETAA; encoded by the coding sequence ATAAGCGGCCTCGCCAACGCCCTTGTCGGCTACCTGACCCTCCGGCGAGCCCTGGGCTTCAAGCTCCACTCGCAGGAAGACCGGTTGAAGCGCTTCGTCGCCTTCATGGAGGAACGCGGAGAGGCCGTTATCACCGCCCGCCTCGCCGTCGAGTGGGCGGGCTCGCTTTGTGGCCCTGCCACTTGGTCTTCTCGCCTGGCTACCGTCCGCGCCTTTGCACGCCACCTGGCGCTGACCGATCCTCGCACCGAGATCCCGCCCAGCGGCGTCTTCGCGCCTCAGCGACGGCCCCGCCCATTCATCTACACCGATGCACAGATCACCGATCTCATGGCGTCCATGGCCGAGCTGCACCCGACAGGCCTGCAAGCCCGGACGTACCAGTGCTTCTTCGGCCTGATCGCCTCCTCGGGCCTGCGCTTCAGCGAAGCGGCCAATCTGCTTCGCACCGAGGTCGACCTGGCAGTCGGGGTGATCACGATCTGCGAGTCCAAGTTCGGCAAGTCCAGGGTGATCCCGGTCCACGAGACGACGGCGGACGCGCTTCGCCGCTATGCTAGTGAGCGAGACCGCTGCGCACGGCGCCAGGCCAGTGCCTATTTCTTCACCGGGGATCGCGGCGCCAAGCTCAACCACACCAACGCACACAAGACCTTCATCGACTGGACGCGGCTCGCCGGCCTTCGCCGCCCCGGCGAGAGCGCAGGGCCCCGGATACACGATCTCCGGCACACCTTCGCCGTTCGCATCCTGACGAGCTGGCACGCGGCTGGCGAGGACATCGAGCGCCGCTTGCCCGAGCTGACCACCTACCTCGGCCATGCCCACAGCGAAGACACCTATTGGTATCTGTCGGCGTGTCCCGAGCTGCTCGACCACGCCCGAGCCCGTCTCGAGGCGCGTTGGGAGACCGCCGCATGA